The DNA window GGCGCACATCATTATTCTGTACACAACTTCATCAATTACTACATGATAAAGAATTTTGTTACAATCCGCAGAATAAACTGCCAATTTTAAAATTTACTGAAGTTTATTCTATGATGTGGAGATGCTTTGGAGATAGTAACAGCAGTTATGATTATGAAATTTTTGATGCTTCACTTGTAAGTCATATGACAAATGATTTAATGAGAAATAATAACGCTTCTTCTTGTGAAATTGCAAATCACTTAAATACACTGCTTGCTTTTGTATCGGATTATTCTCCTATTGTTTTTTATCTTTATTCTGATAATATTAGAAACAGATTAATAAATGCGCGTATATGCCGGAAACAACCACCACTCAATGAAGAAAAAATTGTCTTTTGGCAAAAACGAAACAAAGTCGATTCAGTCGTACTACCAATGTTATCCGCTCCTGTCGTAATGTGCGATGTCTCAAATAATAATTGGACGAATATTGAAAATCAAATATTTCGCCGGTTAACAAACAATATAACATCAACAGATAAATAAATATTTCGGTTGGAAAAATATAAGAATAATAATTAAGCTTGTACAAACATGACACCCTTCTAACATGTAAAAAACAAAACGGAGGATTTACAATGGCAAAATCAATATGCGGTCTTGACTGCGGTAAGTGTGAATTAAAGGATACTTGCGGCGGTTGCAGTGCGACAAAGGGCAAGCCATTCGGCGGTGAATGCATGCTCGCGGCTTGTTGCTTAAAAAGCGGGAACGAGAGCTGTGGCGCCTGTGCAAAGGATAGCTGCGAATTGAAAAGGCAACTCATCGCAGAATTTAACAGACTTGGCATTGAAGATATGCCTGAAGTAACCGACCTAAACGCACTTTGTGGCTCTTACATAAATCTTGAATACACTCTGCCCGGTGGACAGAAGGTCAAGTTCTGGGACGGCAGCAGAATTTATCTCGGCAATCAGCTGGAAAAGAAAAACAGCAACCGCTGCTACGGTCTGACTGCCGATGAAAACTATCTTCTGGTCTGTGAATACGGTCAAAACGGAACAGATGCAGAAATTGTAGTTTATAAAAAACGGAGAAAAGTAAATAAAGTTGACTCACGCTGCGGACTGCATTGCACAGACTGCGAATATAAAGTCACCTGTGGCTGCGGCGGATGTATTGAAACAAACGGACACCCGTTTCACGGCGAATGTCCTGTGGCGAAATGCTGTCAGGATAAGGGCTTTACGCACTGTGGTGAATGTCCGGATATACCATGTAAACTGTTGACACAGTATTCTTGCGATCCTGAGCATGGCGACAACCCGAAAGGAGCGAGAATTGAACAATGTAAAAGGTGGGTGAAAAGATGAAACGCTCAATGATGCAGGTATTTGTAAAAGGAGGTTTTGAAGCGTTGGAGCTTTACAAGAAGGCTTTTAATGCAGAGGTATTATGTTCATATGAAGATGGAAACGGCGGATATATGCACGCCGAGCTGAACGTATACGGTCAGGCGATTGCCGTATCTGAAATTACACAAGATGCCATATCTGGCAATACTATGATGTTTTGCTTTGAATTCGGTGAAGGTGGCGGGGACTTGGTGAAAAAGGCGTATGAAGTTTTGAAAAACGG is part of the Oscillospiraceae bacterium genome and encodes:
- a CDS encoding DUF3795 domain-containing protein, which translates into the protein MAKSICGLDCGKCELKDTCGGCSATKGKPFGGECMLAACCLKSGNESCGACAKDSCELKRQLIAEFNRLGIEDMPEVTDLNALCGSYINLEYTLPGGQKVKFWDGSRIYLGNQLEKKNSNRCYGLTADENYLLVCEYGQNGTDAEIVVYKKRRKVNKVDSRCGLHCTDCEYKVTCGCGGCIETNGHPFHGECPVAKCCQDKGFTHCGECPDIPCKLLTQYSCDPEHGDNPKGARIEQCKRWVKR
- a CDS encoding VOC family protein, with product MKRSMMQVFVKGGFEALELYKKAFNAEVLCSYEDGNGGYMHAELNVYGQAIAVSEITQDAISGNTMMFCFEFGEGGGDLVKKAYEVLKNGAKVENPPQKCDYSPCQCVLNDKFGVTWCLFE